Proteins encoded within one genomic window of Brachybacterium avium:
- a CDS encoding carbohydrate ABC transporter permease, whose protein sequence is MSTSVTAPAPAPAPAEQPRPRGGVPWAHLLRLLAIVLGVVVVLIPVYVLLITSFKGPGDASSARAWALPQDWTFSNWAVAWEALAPSIGRSMQIVVPSTIVSAMLGCMNGFVLSRWRFPGADIVFTLILFGMFLPYQAVMIPLMQMLLAVGVPNGVASLILLHVVFGIPITTLIFRNYFESVPHELIESSTMDGAGMLRTFWHIALPLAIPGFVVVLIWQFTNAWNDFLFAVFFSSPANGPVTLALNNLANGALLANYGVSMAGAVLASLPTLLVYILLSKYFLAGLMQGSVKG, encoded by the coding sequence ATGAGCACTTCCGTCACCGCCCCGGCCCCGGCGCCAGCCCCGGCCGAGCAGCCGCGCCCCCGCGGGGGCGTCCCCTGGGCGCACCTGCTGCGCCTCCTCGCCATCGTCCTCGGCGTGGTCGTGGTCCTGATCCCCGTGTACGTCCTGCTGATCACCAGCTTCAAGGGCCCCGGGGACGCGAGCTCCGCGCGCGCCTGGGCCCTCCCCCAGGACTGGACGTTCTCGAACTGGGCCGTCGCCTGGGAAGCGCTGGCCCCGTCGATCGGGCGCAGCATGCAGATCGTGGTCCCCTCGACGATCGTCTCCGCGATGCTCGGCTGCATGAACGGCTTCGTCCTCTCGCGCTGGCGCTTCCCCGGCGCGGACATCGTCTTCACCCTGATCCTGTTCGGGATGTTCCTGCCCTACCAGGCCGTGATGATCCCGCTGATGCAGATGCTGCTGGCGGTGGGCGTGCCCAACGGCGTCGCCTCGCTGATCCTGCTGCACGTGGTGTTCGGCATCCCGATCACCACCCTGATCTTCCGCAACTACTTCGAGTCCGTGCCGCATGAGCTGATCGAGTCCTCGACGATGGACGGCGCCGGCATGCTGCGCACCTTCTGGCACATCGCGCTGCCACTGGCCATCCCGGGCTTCGTGGTGGTGCTGATCTGGCAGTTCACCAATGCCTGGAACGACTTCCTGTTCGCGGTGTTCTTCTCCTCCCCCGCCAACGGACCGGTGACCCTGGCGCTGAACAACCTCGCCAACGGCGCGCTGCTGGCCAACTACGGGGTCTCGATGGCAGGCGCGGTGCTGGC
- a CDS encoding DUF4194 domain-containing protein, translating to MSTSAPRTDADAAPAEGEAPSTPGAALVDDSRRVLVHLLQGPFLDGRRDGARYAQLLRDRSAIEARLADLFLELIVDDDAQVAFVRQSEEDPDAPKLLRRLTGMNRLDSVLMLVLRQMLLTQSSRGQRTVVSEAELQQALAAYRRTTSTDEAGFAKEVRASIAKVQRAGLLDEQGDDFEVSPVLRLMIGPDTAREFIALYREAGVSGLDAREEGSGQEPADGPSGDVAVADD from the coding sequence GTGAGCACTTCTGCGCCCCGCACCGATGCCGATGCCGCCCCTGCCGAGGGGGAGGCCCCGTCCACTCCGGGCGCGGCTCTGGTGGATGACTCTCGCCGGGTGCTGGTCCATCTGCTGCAGGGTCCCTTCCTCGATGGGCGTCGTGACGGCGCCCGGTACGCCCAGCTGCTGCGGGACCGTTCGGCGATCGAGGCCCGCCTGGCGGATCTCTTCCTCGAGCTGATCGTCGATGACGATGCCCAGGTCGCCTTCGTGCGGCAGAGCGAGGAGGACCCCGACGCCCCCAAGCTGCTGCGCCGGTTGACCGGCATGAACCGCCTGGACTCGGTGTTGATGCTGGTCCTGAGGCAGATGCTGCTCACCCAGTCCTCACGCGGTCAGCGCACCGTGGTCTCCGAGGCGGAGCTGCAGCAGGCGCTGGCCGCCTACCGCCGCACCACCTCCACGGACGAGGCCGGTTTCGCCAAGGAGGTGCGGGCCTCGATCGCGAAGGTGCAGCGCGCCGGGCTGCTCGACGAGCAGGGTGACGACTTCGAGGTCTCGCCCGTCCTGCGCCTGATGATCGGCCCGGACACGGCCCGCGAGTTCATCGCGCTGTACCGCGAGGCCGGGGTGAGCGGGCTCGATGCCCGCGAGGAGGGCTCCGGGCAGGAGCCGGCCGACGGGCCCTCCGGGGACGTCGCCGTCGCCGACGACTGA
- a CDS encoding ABC transporter substrate-binding protein, with product MTLSRRALVALSLLAVPALASCSGGGADAARGDGADEAFSATIPHLYGETVLEAKPTRIATVSWVNADTLLALGLVPAGMPVVTWGGNDNGSTDWIDAALEELGAGWGTENAPATYDESDGINLDEIAAVVPDLIVAAYSGITEEEYAQLSKIAPTIGPLAPNYTASWEDVLAALGTATGLSEQAATLTEQISGDLAAVGEENPAVAGATFIAGSLGLTDNSIALYLGDDTRPRFFTALGMTQAEVVTENTADSETFYLEWSAERADELVSDLIYSWAAPGTTVEDFQDNELFAQIPAVADGGVVLTDDDHLTLSISAANALSLPWALEHFVPTVVEVAQSVRG from the coding sequence GTGACGCTCTCCCGTCGTGCGCTCGTCGCGCTGTCCCTGCTCGCCGTCCCCGCCCTCGCCTCCTGCTCCGGCGGCGGGGCCGATGCCGCCCGCGGCGACGGCGCCGATGAGGCGTTCAGCGCGACCATCCCGCACCTCTACGGCGAGACGGTGCTCGAGGCGAAGCCGACGAGGATCGCGACCGTCTCCTGGGTCAATGCAGACACCCTGCTCGCCCTCGGCCTGGTCCCGGCCGGTATGCCCGTCGTGACCTGGGGCGGCAACGACAACGGCTCCACCGACTGGATCGATGCCGCGCTCGAGGAGCTCGGCGCCGGCTGGGGCACCGAGAACGCGCCCGCGACGTACGACGAGTCCGACGGCATCAACCTCGACGAGATCGCAGCGGTGGTGCCGGACCTCATCGTCGCCGCCTACTCCGGGATCACCGAGGAGGAGTACGCCCAGCTGAGCAAGATCGCCCCCACGATCGGCCCGCTGGCCCCGAACTACACCGCCTCCTGGGAGGACGTGCTGGCCGCGCTCGGCACCGCGACCGGCCTCTCCGAACAGGCGGCGACGCTGACCGAGCAGATCAGCGGCGACCTCGCCGCGGTCGGGGAGGAGAACCCCGCCGTCGCCGGGGCCACCTTCATCGCCGGCTCCCTCGGCCTGACCGACAACTCCATCGCCCTGTACCTCGGCGACGACACCCGCCCGCGGTTCTTCACCGCCCTGGGGATGACGCAGGCCGAGGTGGTCACCGAGAACACCGCCGACTCCGAGACCTTCTACCTCGAATGGTCCGCCGAGCGGGCCGACGAACTGGTCTCGGACCTCATCTACTCCTGGGCCGCGCCCGGCACCACCGTCGAGGACTTCCAGGACAACGAGCTGTTCGCCCAGATCCCGGCGGTCGCCGACGGCGGCGTCGTGCTCACCGACGACGACCACCTCACCCTGTCGATCTCGGCGGCCAACGCCCTCAGCCTGCCCTGGGCGCTGGAGCACTTCGTGCCCACGGTCGTCGAGGTCGCGCAGAGCGTCCGCGGCTGA
- a CDS encoding DUF3375 domain-containing protein, translating into MTTTEPNRWTDRRSDAVSARKETYEQLRRASTWRLLAATKAPAVLAILQATFPAGDRRLPRSELIARVGAHLPLLHDDYDERTDGDDGGASEELEPLEESSGGRTAAEYVDGWVREGYLTRRDDPQRTETTFEPSPATIDAIQFIASLEEHRPTTTQSRLQLVVQQFERLAQETETDRDVRLADLQRRRERIEAEIRDLAEGELMLPSPEASTDKLRDILQIATELSGDFLQYREDLRAVDLHLREQILSPEGSRGEILEQLLAGDDLLGQSSVGRTFTAFFRMLNDPVRTRTTQELVDRLLERDFSRSLGRDERERLANVFSDLYEPAQEVLDVKTELYRSLARFVRSQDFRQHRVLLETLQEAQGLALAQKDEVPTRTPFPLELDLSRVLLSSVSQHRLKDPTDPGAPAEAEVHDATALSVEVLADLVRTNDIDVVGLTADINEVRGRSGQASLGDVLRERPAGQGLASIIGLMFLATSHAREREGSTEIVTWRELDGNDYAAKVPAYYFLEDVPVE; encoded by the coding sequence GTGACCACGACCGAGCCGAACCGGTGGACCGACCGCCGCAGCGATGCCGTGTCCGCGCGCAAGGAGACCTACGAGCAGCTGCGCCGGGCCAGCACCTGGCGCCTCCTGGCCGCGACGAAGGCGCCGGCGGTGCTCGCCATCCTGCAGGCGACGTTCCCGGCCGGCGACCGTCGGCTGCCGCGCAGCGAGCTGATCGCCCGGGTCGGTGCTCACCTGCCGCTGCTGCACGACGATTACGACGAGCGCACCGACGGCGACGACGGGGGCGCATCGGAGGAACTCGAACCGCTCGAGGAGAGCAGCGGTGGCCGCACCGCCGCGGAGTACGTCGACGGCTGGGTGCGCGAGGGCTATCTGACCCGTCGCGATGACCCCCAGCGCACCGAGACCACCTTCGAGCCGTCCCCGGCCACGATCGACGCGATCCAGTTCATCGCGTCGCTCGAGGAGCATCGGCCCACCACCACCCAGTCGCGGCTGCAGCTGGTGGTCCAGCAGTTCGAGCGCCTCGCCCAGGAGACCGAGACCGACCGGGACGTGCGCCTGGCAGATCTGCAGCGCCGGCGGGAGCGGATCGAGGCGGAGATCCGGGACCTCGCCGAGGGTGAGCTGATGCTGCCCAGCCCCGAGGCCTCCACCGACAAGCTGCGGGACATCCTGCAGATCGCGACCGAGCTCTCCGGTGACTTCCTCCAGTACCGGGAGGATCTGCGTGCCGTGGACCTGCATCTGCGCGAGCAGATCCTCTCGCCGGAAGGTTCGCGCGGGGAGATCCTCGAGCAGCTGCTGGCGGGCGATGACCTGCTGGGCCAGTCCAGCGTGGGCCGGACCTTCACCGCGTTCTTCCGGATGCTCAACGATCCCGTCCGGACCCGGACCACCCAGGAGCTGGTGGACCGGCTGCTGGAGCGGGACTTCTCCCGCTCGCTCGGACGCGACGAGCGCGAACGGCTCGCCAATGTGTTCAGCGACCTCTACGAGCCCGCGCAGGAGGTGCTCGACGTCAAGACGGAGCTGTACCGGTCGCTGGCCCGCTTCGTGCGCTCCCAGGACTTCCGTCAGCATCGAGTGCTGCTGGAGACGCTGCAGGAGGCCCAGGGGCTCGCGCTCGCGCAGAAGGACGAGGTGCCGACCCGCACGCCCTTCCCGCTCGAGCTGGACCTCTCCCGGGTGCTGCTGAGCTCCGTGTCCCAGCACCGGCTGAAGGACCCCACCGATCCCGGTGCCCCGGCCGAGGCCGAGGTGCATGACGCCACCGCGCTCAGCGTCGAGGTGCTGGCGGATCTGGTGCGGACCAATGACATCGATGTGGTCGGCCTGACGGCGGACATCAACGAGGTGCGGGGCCGCAGCGGCCAGGCCTCTCTCGGGGATGTGCTGCGTGAGCGGCCCGCCGGGCAGGGACTCGCCAGCATCATCGGCCTGATGTTCCTGGCCACCAGCCATGCGCGGGAGCGCGAGGGATCCACCGAGATCGTCACCTGGCGCGAGCTCGACGGCAACGACTACGCGGCCAAGGTGCCGGCCTACTACTTCCTGGAGGACGTCCCGGTCGAATGA
- a CDS encoding MGMT family protein has protein sequence MPTGPSRTRMDDLTVERVLRVVEAIPPGQVAAYGEIGAIVDVGPRLVGRILRTWGSGVPWWRVTNASGDHPLLARALPHWEAEGIEVAPHGRGCRMARFGTDLAQLRVRARPALAELAGA, from the coding sequence ATGCCCACCGGCCCCTCCCGCACCCGCATGGACGACCTCACCGTCGAACGGGTGCTGCGCGTGGTCGAGGCGATCCCGCCCGGGCAGGTCGCCGCCTACGGCGAGATCGGCGCGATCGTCGACGTCGGCCCCCGCCTGGTGGGCCGCATCCTGCGCACCTGGGGATCCGGGGTGCCGTGGTGGCGGGTCACCAACGCCTCCGGTGACCACCCGCTGCTCGCCCGCGCGCTGCCCCACTGGGAGGCGGAGGGGATCGAGGTGGCCCCGCACGGCCGAGGCTGCCGGATGGCCCGCTTCGGCACGGACCTCGCGCAGCTGCGGGTACGCGCCCGGCCCGCCCTCGCGGAGCTCGCCGGAGCCTGA
- a CDS encoding ABC transporter substrate-binding protein, translating into MQRRNFLVLSGAGLAAASLAACGGSGGSGGGESSSEVEVFTWWAQGSEKAGLDALVAQFEKDYPDLTFVNASVAGGAGSAAKDMLQSRLQAGDPPDTFQAHAGLELADYIDAGQLEDVSDLYEEYGLTDAFPDDLVTLLTLDDQIYSVPSNIHRSNVVWTNVAVLEAAGIDPSVVPADVEAFIADVEKAAASGVTGLSIGTTWTQVNLLEAVLMADLGSESYNGLWTGETDWSGGDVTTALEHFGALIELTNTDRDGLDWTDATQMQIDGEAAYSIMGDWAVASFQQADLKDGEDFGYFPLSGGEAIFGFLADSFTLPVGAPNPDGAKAWLDTISSQEGQVGFSLAKGSIPARTDVDTEEFPAYQQTAIESYAQDAICPSLAHGAATPVAWLNDVSDATSKFTTGASDVAGFQEELATIAESNASA; encoded by the coding sequence ATGCAGCGCAGGAACTTCCTTGTCCTCTCCGGTGCCGGCCTGGCCGCGGCGAGCCTCGCCGCCTGCGGTGGCTCCGGAGGCTCCGGCGGCGGCGAGAGCAGCTCCGAGGTCGAGGTCTTCACCTGGTGGGCCCAGGGCTCCGAGAAGGCCGGGCTGGACGCGCTGGTGGCCCAGTTCGAGAAGGACTACCCGGATCTCACCTTCGTCAACGCCTCGGTCGCCGGCGGTGCCGGCAGCGCGGCCAAGGACATGCTGCAGTCCCGCCTCCAGGCCGGCGATCCGCCGGACACCTTCCAGGCGCACGCCGGGCTCGAGCTCGCCGACTACATCGACGCCGGCCAGCTCGAGGACGTCTCCGACCTCTACGAGGAGTACGGGCTCACCGACGCCTTCCCGGACGACCTGGTCACGCTGCTGACACTGGACGATCAGATCTACTCCGTCCCCTCGAACATCCACCGCTCGAACGTGGTGTGGACCAACGTGGCGGTGCTCGAGGCCGCCGGCATCGATCCCTCCGTCGTCCCCGCCGACGTCGAGGCCTTCATCGCCGACGTCGAGAAGGCCGCGGCCTCCGGTGTCACGGGCCTGTCGATCGGCACCACCTGGACGCAGGTCAACCTGCTCGAGGCAGTGCTGATGGCAGATCTGGGCAGCGAGTCCTACAACGGGCTGTGGACCGGGGAGACCGACTGGAGCGGCGGCGACGTCACCACGGCGCTCGAGCACTTCGGCGCGCTGATCGAGCTGACCAACACCGACCGCGACGGCCTGGACTGGACCGACGCGACCCAGATGCAGATCGACGGCGAGGCCGCCTACAGCATCATGGGCGACTGGGCGGTGGCCTCCTTCCAGCAGGCGGACCTGAAGGACGGCGAGGACTTCGGCTACTTCCCGCTCAGCGGCGGCGAGGCGATCTTCGGCTTCCTGGCCGACTCCTTCACCCTGCCCGTCGGCGCCCCGAACCCGGACGGCGCGAAGGCCTGGCTGGACACCATCAGCTCCCAGGAGGGACAGGTCGGCTTCTCGCTCGCCAAGGGCTCGATCCCCGCGCGCACCGATGTGGACACCGAGGAGTTCCCCGCCTACCAGCAGACGGCGATCGAGTCGTATGCGCAGGATGCGATCTGCCCGTCGCTCGCCCACGGCGCCGCGACTCCGGTCGCCTGGCTGAACGATGTCTCGGACGCGACCAGCAAGTTCACCACCGGTGCGAGCGATGTGGCCGGATTCCAGGAGGAGCTCGCCACGATCGCCGAGTCGAACGCCTCGGCCTGA
- a CDS encoding carbohydrate ABC transporter permease, translating to MKKLVGHYGAPLLMILPSILLIGIFVYGLLGVNFWTSMTDNHSAAQASGRKPVAFVGLTNYIELLLTEDFRHSLANLVLFTVTFLVGAMAMGFLWAWLLERPLRGGRLFQTIYLFPMAVSFVASGVVWRWLLNSNQGENASGLNRLFQMVGLDFLQNPWWNNITFGIVAIALPAIWQLSGYVMALFLAGFRGVPDELREAARMDGASEWQVYRMVIFPQLTPVLMSAIVIIAHMSLKSFDLIMSISSAAAYQTKVPAVDMFLFKSGFDYANSAAVGAFLLIIIAFLIVPYLVQQHRSRTR from the coding sequence ATGAAGAAGCTGGTCGGACACTACGGTGCTCCGCTGCTGATGATCCTGCCGTCGATCCTGCTGATCGGCATCTTCGTCTACGGCCTGCTGGGTGTGAACTTCTGGACGTCGATGACGGACAACCACTCCGCCGCGCAGGCCTCCGGCCGGAAGCCCGTCGCCTTCGTGGGGCTGACGAACTACATCGAGCTGCTGCTGACCGAGGACTTCCGCCACTCGCTGGCGAACCTGGTGCTGTTCACCGTCACCTTCCTGGTGGGGGCGATGGCGATGGGCTTCCTCTGGGCGTGGCTGCTGGAGCGTCCGCTGCGCGGCGGGCGCCTGTTCCAGACCATCTATCTGTTCCCGATGGCCGTCAGCTTCGTCGCCTCCGGTGTGGTGTGGCGCTGGCTGCTGAACTCCAACCAGGGCGAGAACGCGAGCGGCCTGAACCGGCTGTTCCAGATGGTCGGTCTGGACTTCCTGCAGAACCCGTGGTGGAACAACATCACCTTCGGCATCGTGGCGATCGCGCTGCCGGCGATCTGGCAGCTGTCCGGCTACGTGATGGCGCTGTTCCTGGCCGGTTTCCGCGGAGTCCCCGACGAGCTGCGTGAAGCGGCCCGCATGGACGGCGCGAGCGAGTGGCAGGTCTATCGCATGGTGATCTTCCCGCAGCTGACCCCGGTGCTGATGAGCGCGATCGTGATCATCGCCCACATGTCGCTGAAGTCCTTCGACCTGATCATGTCGATCTCCTCGGCCGCCGCCTACCAGACGAAGGTGCCCGCGGTGGACATGTTCCTGTTCAAGTCGGGCTTCGACTACGCGAACTCCGCCGCGGTCGGCGCATTCCTGCTGATCATCATCGCCTTCCTGATCGTCCCCTATCTCGTCCAGCAGCATCGGAGCCGTACCCGATGA